A window from Cryptomeria japonica chromosome 1, Sugi_1.0, whole genome shotgun sequence encodes these proteins:
- the LOC131042007 gene encoding putative dehydration-responsive element-binding protein 2H, whose product MAKTASGQREKKVLQILEQWRRLNSSKQMKRRRAVHKGSRKGCMKGKGGPENGLYNYRGVRQRTWGKWVAEIREPNNGKRLWLGTFGTAHAAALAYDHAAQIMYGTSAWLNNPSPQPQNLSFNNFNEDQSSSDEMAEGELWDVDVNEILMMLDGEENINSELTSFSSFQNLGKQPSNGCIEMY is encoded by the coding sequence ATGGCGAAGACAGCGAGCGGGCAGAGGGAGAAGAAAGTACTGCAAATATTAGAGCAATGGCGGCGCTTGAATTCAAGCAAGCAAATGAAAAGAAGAAGAGCAGTTCACAAGGGTTCCAGAAAAGGGTGTATGAAGGGAAAGGGTGGGCCTGAAAACGGGCTGTACAATTACAGAGGAGTGAGGCAGAGAACTTGGGGTAAATGGGTTGCAGAAATAAGAGAACCCAACAATGGCAAGCGCCTCTGGCTGGGCACATTTGGCACAGCCCACGCTGCCGCTCTTGCATATGACCATGCTGCTCAAATCATGTATGGAACTTCAGCATGGCTTAACAATCCTTCTCCTCAACCTCAAAATCtcagttttaataattttaatgaAGATCAAAGCTCCAGTGATGAAATGGCCGAGGGCGAGCTCTGGGACGTCGATGTAAACGAAATTTTGATGATGTTGGATGGCGAAGAAAATATAAATAGCGAACTCACATCGTTTTCTTCCTTTCAAAACCTCGGCAAACAGCCTTCCAATGGCTGTATTGAAATGTATTGA